Proteins from one Anopheles nili chromosome 2, idAnoNiliSN_F5_01, whole genome shotgun sequence genomic window:
- the LOC128720782 gene encoding filaggrin-like, which produces MIHHQPTKYHHANPLTHFLNLHTSQATAAAAAALALATDGLSHGHHSHQHHPPAAGASSTGHQLQLGAPCANPQVQQSRQNDGVKRAGHRDRSSRCSRTDEDEEQDENSTDRSCHGELGGRELKRETFDLMTETCQGDVSESEHHVDIDVDDPDPRDDDGRVSHGVESDRDEKDANEEEEDDDEELTIDETEGRRDSRENVPSNRGSCASPCHDTTTSVLNTDGLVGKSFTIAAILGLRKKQDEAAAAAAAASEYSEGVMNLSTGAGFQQHQQQRVTAAAVAAAAMGRLPLVMAAAAAGMEKRDRLDSVDSVDTNCGGSLGYAGQQPASGPLTALQNFHQLPGLHGAGGSFSAFHPSNGTSAGGGGGGAVGSGGHSVSHPVQHHHHAHHPHHHQVNGSFGGHPHFHHHQGQQQLPHQQQHQQQQHQHLQHHSIHQQQLQQQQASSALHMALGPHHHAQNHNRDKYKDLSKKTSMSSSAASLKSKRVRTIFTPEQLERLEAEFERQQYMVGPERLYLAHTLQLTEAQVKVWFQNRRIKWRKHHLEITQQRLALIRQRQIASGVPIPTGDPQNHLGQQQQQQAGMSGGRMISGIESPELTICTDSMEARSASDGDD; this is translated from the exons ATGATACACCATCAACCGACGAAGTACCACCATGCGAATCCGCTGACTCATTTCCTTAACCTTCACACATCGCAAGCGACGGCAGCTGCCGCAGCAGCCCTGGCGTTGGCCACCGATGGGCTGTCCCACGGTCATCATTCCCATCAACATCATCCGCCTGCTGCGGGTGCGAGTTCCACAGGACATCAACTTCAGCTGGGTGCGCCCTGTGCCAATCCACAGGTCCAGCAGTCACGGCAGAATGACGGAGTTAAACGCGCAGGACATCGGGACAGATCCTCACGGTGTTCCCGTACGGATGAAGACGAGGAACAGGACGAAAACAGCACCGACAGAAGCTGCCACGGTGAGCTCGGAGGTCGTGAGCTGAAGCGTGAAACGTTTGATCTGATGACCGAAACGTGCCAGGGCGATGTAAGTGAATCGGAGCACCATGTCGACATCGACGTCGATGATCCTGATCCACGGGACGACGATGGGCGAGTGTCACATGGAGTTGAGAGCGATCGAGATGAGAAGGACGCCaacgaggaagaggaagacgacgacgaagagCTCACCATCGACGAGACGGAAGGGCGTAGGGATTCGCGAGAAAACGTTCCAAGTAACCGTGGGTCCTGTGCTAGTCCCTGTCACGATACGACAACCTCGGTGCTCAATACGGATGGGCTTGTTGGGAAGTCCTTTACGATAGCCGCCATACTGGGGCTGCGAAAGAAGCAGGATGAGGCAGCGgccgctgcagcagctgccaGCGAATACAGCGAAGGAGTGATGAACCTGTCCACCGGTGCCGGATttcaacaacaccagcaacaacgaGTTACAGCGGCGGCCGTAGCAGCAGCTGCGATGGGACGATTGCCCCTCGTAATGGCGGCTGCAGCCgctgggatggaaaagcgcgATCGCTTGGACAGTGTGGACAGCGTCGATACCAACTGTGGAGGATCGCTTGGGTACGCGGGACAACAGCCTGCGAGTGGTCCGTTGACGGCATTGCAAAACTTTCATCAACTTCCCGGACTGCATGGTGCCGGTGGGAGCTTTTCTGCGTTTCATCCTTCGAATGGCACCAGcgcaggtggtggtggtggtggtgcggtaGGATCCGGCGGTCATTCGGTGTCACATCCCGtgcaacaccaccatcacgcgCATCATCCACATCATCACCAGGTCAATGGCAGTTTTGGTGGACATCCGcatttccaccatcaccagggtcaacagcagttgccacaccagcagcagcaccagcagcaacaacatcaacacctGCAACACCACTCGattcatcagcagcagctgcagcagcaacaggcgTCCTCCGCACTGCATATGGCACTGGGGCCACATCACCATGCGCAGAATCACAACAGGGACAAGTATAAAG ATCTTAGCAAGAAGACTTCCATGTCTTCCTCGGCGGCTTCTCTTAAGAGCAAACGCGTGCGAACCATATTTACTCCGGAGCAGCTGGAGCGTCTGGAAGCTGAGTTCGAGCGGCAGCAGTACATGGTAGGGCCGGAACGTCTTTATCTGGCACACACACTGCAGCTGACCGAAGCCCAG GTCAAAGTTTGGTTCCAGAATCGCCGGATCAAGTGGAGGAAGCATCATTTGGAGATAACGCAGCAACGGTTGGCGCTGATCCGGCAGCGTCAGATAGCTAGTGGGGTTCCAATTCCAACCGGTGATCCGCAGAACCATCTTggtcagcagcaacaacagcaagcggGCATGAGTGGCGGTCGCATGATAAGCGGTATCGAATCTCCAGAGCTCACGATTTGTACCGATTCGATGGAAGCAAGGAGTGCCAGCGATGGAGATGATTAG
- the LOC128730762 gene encoding poly [ADP-ribose] polymerase tankyrase: MSANRSRSMLSVNLEAAAMANDPLRELFEACKTGDLAKVKKLITPQTVNARDTAGRKSTPLHFAAGYGRRDVVEFLLTNGASIQARDDGGLHPLHNACSFGHADVVRLLLEAGANPNTRDNWNYTPLHEAASKGKIDVCIALLQHGADPSIRNSENKIPLDLADPCTRPVLTGEYRKDELLEAARSGSEERLLELLTPLNVNCHASDGRKSTPLHLAAGYNRIRVVQILLQHGADVHAKDKGGLVPLHNACSYGHFEVTELLIKHGGNVNANDLWAFTPLHEAASKSRVEVCSLLLSEGADPTLLNCHNKSAIDSAPTRELQEKIAYEYKGHCVMDACRQADIQRLKKNLTTETVNFVHPYSGDTPVHAVAQSVYPKRKQVLEVLIRKGALLNEKNKDFLTGLHLAADNSHYELMDVLLRHGAKVDALDGLGQTALHRCAREDNIQACRLLLSYGIDTGIVSLQGYTAAQLATENVLKILQDPPSDTVDLECQLLEAAKAGDLDTVRRIVLSSPMTVNCRDLDGRHSTPLHFAAGYNRVPVVEFLLEHGAEVHASDKGGLVPLHNACSYGHYEVTELLVKHGANVNVADLWKFTPLHEAAAKGKYEIVKLLIKHGADVTKKNRDGATPLDLVREGDQDVADLLRGNAALLDAAKKGNLARVQRLVSSDNINCRDAQGRNSTPLHLAAGYNNLEVAEYLLEHGADVNAQDKGGLIPLHNASSYGHLDIAALLIKHNTVVNATDKWGYTPLHEAAQKGRTQLCSLLLAHGADPFMKNQEGQTSLDLATAEDVKCLLQDAMVASQGTAAGAAGGSSTAGTGSSQGGILAGNGALGMGTSCSPTTEIVTLPTGASMTLSVPVPQLPVRSCLSPAQGAEANVDGIVVDHDDKMPSVPSIESSVSVFLASLQLEHLIDLFEREQITMDILAEMGHEDLKQVGVSAYGFRHKILKGIATLRATTGLGLTPNPGTLLVDLLPDDKEFLAVEEEMQATIREHRDNGHSGGYFNRYNIVRIQKVQNRKLWERYVHRRQEISEENGHQASERMLFHGSPFINAIVQKGFDERHAYIGGMFGAGIYFAEHSSKSNQYVYGIGGGIGCPTHKDKSCYQCHRQLLLCRVALGKSFLQFSAMKMAHAPPGHHSVIGRPSAGGLHFPEYVVYRGEQAYPEYLITYQIAKPDDGANGEEPAR; the protein is encoded by the exons ATGTCGGCCAACCGTAGCCGCTCGATGCTGTCGGTTAACCTCGAGGCGGCCGCCATGGCCAACGATCCGCTCCGGGAGCTGTTCGAGGCGTGCAAAACGGGCGATCTGGCAAAGGTGAAAAAGCTGATCACTCCACAGACGGTCAACGCGCGTGACACGGCCGGACGGAAGTCAACGCCACTGCACTTTGCTGCCG gTTATGGACGCCGAGATGTGGTCGAATTCCTGCTGACGAATGGAGCTTCCATACAGGCACGGGACGACGGGGGATTACATCCGCTACACAACGCCTGCTCGTTTGGCCACGCGGATGTCGTCCGTCTGTTGCTGGAAGCTGGAGCCAATCCAAACACACGTGACAACTGGAACTACACACCACTGCACGAGGCAGCCAGCAAGGGCAAGATCGATGTATGCATCGCGTTGCTCCAACACGGCGCCGATCCGAGTATCCGCAATTCGGAGAACAAAATCCCGCTCGATCTGGCCGATCCGTGCACGCGTCCCGTTCTGACAGGCGAGTACCGCAAGGACGAACTGCTTGAAGCCGCCCGATCAGGCTCCGAAGAACGCTTGCTCGAGCTACTAACACCACTGAACGTGAACTGTCACGCGAGCGATGGTCGAAAATCAACGCCATTGCATCTGGCCGCCGGGTACAATCGAATCCGGGTGGTTCAGATACTCCTACAGCATGGTGCGGACGTACACGCGAAGGATAAAGGCGGCCTGGTGCCGCTGCACAACGCCTGTTCCTATGGTCACTTCGAAGTGACCGAGTTGCTGATCAAGCACGGTGGAAATGTGAACGCAAACGATCTTTGGGCATTCACTCCGCTACACGAGGCCGCCTCGAAAAGCCGTGTTGAGGTCTGCAGTCTGTTGCTGAGCGAAGGAGCCGATCCGACGCTGCTGAACTGCCATAATAAGTCAGCGATCGATTCGGCTCCGACCCGGGAACTGCAGGAAAAGATTGCAT ATGAATACAAAGGACATTGCGTGATGGATGCGTGCCGACAGGCGGACATTCAGCGATTGAAGAAGAACCTGACGACGGAGACGGTGAACTTTGTGCATCCGTACTCGGGCGATACGCCGGTACACGCCGTCGCCCAGTCCGTTTACCCTAAACGCAAGCAGGTCCTCGAAGTGCTGATCCGTAAGGGCGCCCTGTTGAACGAGAAGAATAAGGACTTCCTCACTGGGCTGCATCTTGCAGCCGACAACTCGCACTATGAGCTGATGGATGTGTTGCTGCGGCACGGTGCGAAGGTTGATGCGCTGGATGGGCTTGGTCAGACGGCACTGCACCGGTGTGCTCGCGAAGACAACATCCAAGCGTGTCGATTGTTGCTGTCTTATGGCATCGATACCGGCATCGTTTCGCTGCAGGGCTACACTGCGGCCCAACTGGCGACAGAGAACGTGTTGAAGATCCTGCAGGATCCACCCTCGGACACGGTCGATCTCGAGTGTCAGCTGCTGGAAGCGGCCAAGGCGGGTGATCTCGATACCGTACGGCGTATCGTGCTCTCGTCACCAATGACAGTGAATTGTCGTGATCTCGATGGACGTCATTCGACGCCGCTGCATTTTGCGGCTGGATACAACCGTGTGCCGGTGGTTGAGTTTCTCCTAGAGCACGGTGCTGAAGTGCACGCCTCGGATAAGGGTGGATTGGTGCCGCTGCATAACGCCTGCTCGTACGGACACTACGAGGTGACGGAGCTGTTGGTGAAACACGGCGCGAACGTTAATGTGGCTGATCTGTGGAAGTTCACGCCGTTGCACGAAGCGGCCGCTAAAGGCAAATACGAGATTGTCAAGCTCTTGATCAAG CATGGAGCTGATGTGACGAAGAAGAATCGCGACGGTGCGACACCGCTCGATCTCGTCCGTGAAGGTGATCAGGACGTGGCCGATCTGCTGCGGGGTAACGCAGCCCTCCTCGATGCCGCCAAGAAGGGCAATTTGGCACGAGTGCAGCGACTCGTCTCGTCGGACAATATCAACTGTCGGGATGCGCAGGGACGCAACTCTACTCCGCTGCATTTGGCCG CTGGCTACAACAACCTAGAGGTAGCGGAGTACCTCCTCGAGCACGGTGCGGACGTAAATGCGCAGGATAAGGGAGGTTTGATTCCGCTGCACAATGCATCCTCGTACGGGCACCTGGACATTGCGGCTCTGCTCATCAAGCACAACACGGTAGTTAACGCCACGGACAAGTGGGGCTACACACCACTGCACGAAGCCGCCCAAAAGGGCCGCACTCAACTGTGTTCACTACTC CTCGCACACGGAGCCGATCCGTTCATGAAGAACCAGGAAGGACAAACCAGTCTCGATCTCGCCACGGCCGAAGATGTCAAGTGTTTGCTGCaggatgcgatggtggcctcTCAGGGCACGGcggctggtgctgctggtgggtcATCGACAGCCGGAACCGGTTCCTCGCAGGGTGGCATTCTAGCGGGCAATGGTGCCCTCGGCATGGGCACAAGTTGTTCGCCGACCACTGAAATCGTAACACTGCCGACGGGTGCCTCTATGACATTGTCCGTCCCCGTGCCTCAG TTGCCGGTCCGAAGTTGCTTAAGCCCAGCGCAGGGTGCCGAAGCGAACGTGGACGGTATCGTGGTGGACCACGACGATAAGATGCCGTCCGTGCCGTCGATTGAATCGTCCGTGTCGGTTTTCCTCGCAAGCTTGCAACTCGAGCATCTGATCGATCTGTTCGAGCGTGAGCAGATCACGATGGACATTCTGGCTGAGATGGGTCACGAGGATCTGAAGCAGGTTGGCGTGTCGGCATACGGATTCCGTCACAAAATACTCAAGGGTATTGCGACTCTGCGCGCCACGACGg GACTAGGACTAACACCGAACCCGGGCACATTACTGGTGGATCTTCTTCCCGACGACAAGGAGTTCCTTGCGGTCGAGGAGGAAATGCAGGCCACCATTCGGGAGCACCGTGATAATGGCCACTCCGGTGGTTATTTCAATCGCTACAACATTGTCCGG ATACAAAAGGTGCAGAACCGGAAGCTGTGGGAGCGGTACGTTCACCGGCGGCAGGAAATCTCCGAAGAAAACGGGCACCAAGCGAGTGAGCGGATGCTGTTTCACGGATCACCATTCATTAACGCCATCGTGCAGAAGGGTTTCGACGAACGGCACGCGTACATCGGTGGGATGTTTGGAGCTGGCATTTACTTCGCGGAGCACAGCTCCAAATCGAACCAGTACGTGTACGGCATCGGAGGTGGCATCGGCTGCCCCACGCACAAAGACAAATCCTGCTACCAGTGCCATCG GCAGTTGCTGTTGTGTCGTGTAGCGCTCGGTAAATCCTTCCTGCAGTTCAGTGCGATGAAAATGGCACACGCTCCACCCGGACACCATTCGGTGATCGGGCGTCCCTCGGCAGGTGGTTTGCATTTCCCGGAGTATGTCGTTTATCGAGGAGAACAG GCATACCCGGAGTATTTAATAACGTACCAGATTGCAAAGCCGGACGATGGTGCAAACGGTGAAGAGCCGGCAAGATGA